One window from the genome of Palaemon carinicauda isolate YSFRI2023 chromosome 24, ASM3689809v2, whole genome shotgun sequence encodes:
- the LOC137618106 gene encoding uncharacterized protein — protein sequence MPFDLEKFLANPREELLTLRLAKKQELLTVAIKCQIPTEITYVKARIIDDILQFLLNKNFITEDNEDVEELRTLTGSIANVDPEVEKLKLQLKVLEVEQERRLAEQEREQERRLAEQERRLAEQEREQERRLAEQERRREELEHQKRLNELELEKLEKSAFIRLKAKADEEKLPMRFDVTKASRLVPEFNDKDPEVFFQIFEDIATSLNWPPNFWTILVRNHLKGKAAYVASQLIEVKEYKDLKKTVLDAYAITVEGYRQTFRNSFKTQSQTFVEFCNIKVRQFNKWLERAGVDDLDSLKNLILLEEFLRKVPSNIATYVHFKGEIEVLKAASLADDYYLIHRNSKDSSKIVSSPKSHQVSCAYCKKDGHSIENCPSPKCQKSEVSTDGKSKKSKGAVTCHAFVHSQDLEPFNEFMCEASLNDSSVTALRDSASSQTIISAASQDNLKYTKEYIAVSDLTTTTLLPEAEVDIACPYFTGKAKVAVLDKPLPCYPIQMIIGNDLAGSSVLKPNLIVTTPEVVIKDELSKKPGKISQVITRSSSKTSSTNFSPKVKNDRITEALDLVDIKKDQFTVLQQKDSSLKALWDKVVDPTDNPKTPYFYVEKNILFRHYKSPKAPTSNSWHDCFQVVFPEPLRKPLLDLAHSTESHLGVNKTYKRLFEDFYWPEMRKDIKEFIASCHHCQITD from the exons cagaggacaatgaagatgtagaagaactaagaacccttacaggttccattgctaatgtcgatcctgaagtggaaaaactgaaacttcagttaaaagttcttgaagtggaacaagaaagaagactcgcggaacaagaaagggaacaagaaagaagactcgcggaacaagaaagaagactcgcggaacaagaaagggaacaagaaagaagactcgcggaacaagaaagaagacgagaagaattagaacatcagaaaaggctcaatgagttggaactcgaaaaactggagaagtcggcctttatcaggcttaaggctaaagcagatgaagaaaaacttcccatgagattcgatgtgactaaagccagcagattagttcccgaattcaacgataaggatccagaggttttctttcaaatatttgaagacatagcaacgtcattgaattggccgcctaatttctggacaatactcgtgcgcaaccacttgaaaggtaaggctgcatatgttgcatcgcaattaattgaggttaaagaatacaaagaccttaaaaagactgttttagatgcatatgccatcactgtggaaggctacaggcaaactttcagaaactctttcaagactcaatctcagacttttgtagaattctgtaatataaaggtaagacagtttaacaaatggttggagagagctggtgttgatgatttagactctcttaaaaatctgattttgttggaggaatttttgcgcaaagttccctctaatattgccacttatgtacattttaaaggtgaaattgaagtgttaaaagcagctagcttagctgacgactattatctaattcacaggaatagtaaagattcttcaaaaattgtctcatcgcctaaatctcatcaggttagttgtgcttattgcaaaaaggatggacactccatagaaaattgtcccagtccaaaatgtcagaagtcagaggtaagcactgatggtaagtccaagaaatctaaaggtgcagtgacatgtcatgcttttgttcattcacaggatctggaaccatttaatgaattcatgtgtgaggcttcacttaatgattcatctgtcacagctctgagggactctgcttcatcccagacaataatttcggctgccagtcaagacaacttaaaatacacaaaagagtacatagcagtaagtgacttaaccacaactactcttctacccgaggctgaggtggatattgcttgtccttattttacaggtaaggcaaaagttgccgtcttagataaaccattaccttgttaccctattcagatgatcattggtaatgatcttgcaggatccTCTGTACTTAAACCTAATTTGATTGTAACAACACCTGAGGTAGTAATCAAAGATGAGCTCTCCAAAAAGCCAGGTAAAATCTCCCAAGTAATCACTAGATCATCTAGTAAAACGTCCAGCACTAATTTTTCTCCCAAggtaaagaatgacagaataacagAGGCTCTGGATTTAGTTGATATAAAGAAGGACCAGTTTACTGTACTCCAACagaaggattcaagtttgaaagcactctgggataaagtagtggatcctactgacaaccctaaaactccatacttttatgtggagaaaaatattttgtttcgccaTTACAAGTCTCCCAAAGCTCCCACATCTAACTCATGGCATGACTGTTTTCAGGTTGTTTTTCCAGAGCCCTTAAGGAAACCCTTACTTGACCTCGCTCATTCAACAGAATCCCATCTTGGAGTGAATAAAACCTACAAGAGgttgtttgaggatttttattggccagaaatgagaaaggacatcaaggagttcattgcttcctgtcaccactgtcagatcactg actaa